The sequence ACATCATCGTACTCTTAATTTTtcctaaaaatgaatttgattttatacCGAAAATTATGTTTGAAATCGATCATTCCTCTTAATAAATGATTTAACCTTTCGGTAATGATGTGTTCCTGACTTCCTGGTTTTATTATCTTCCTTCGTTAATTTTAAGCGTCGTTCAAAATAATCTTTCGAaatgaacaaaagaaattaaatgatgACTATATTAAGTTAATTTACCGCTACCTTATTCTTTAAGTCATTAAAACTTTCTGGCTACTGCGCTCTCAAGTTGTTGCAACTCGCCACAAAGGATTCATAAGGCAACCTTTTTAACAAATCACACGAATGAATACTTAAAACTGATAAGATAAATTTATAACTATCTAGTAGTTACCAGTTTGCTAGTTCATGAAATCCTCCGGTCAGAGCTTGTTTTCGTAATAAGATgacgcaaaagaaaaaaaaaatcgatgggAATTAATTATTCTAAAATCAAAGATTAGTTACATTTTTAGATTAAGACGTAAATTACATATCAGAAACTGAGTTTCAATTATTGGTAACATAGGTTATCATATTTCTTGCTTCTTGAGACTTTGAACATGAACCGAATGTTGGTAACACGAGTACCCATGACATGGACGGATAACGTCTTGCCTCTAGGAAGTATAAAAATAGATGGCTAAATGATCTAGTTTTCTGCATTTAGGTTCGCAATTAATAGCTGGGGTGAGTCAATTACTCACCACCTACAGAAACACAATGATCAACCTTTTACATTCATGGCTATTAGCCAACCAATCCGTCGCGGCATTGACACGCGACAACTGTATTGTTTTGTTCTTCGTACACGCGACATCTGCAAATCTCGAACATATCTGCTCTTTTTTACAACTGCAAATTAATaagggaaaaataatattgaatCTCATAATATCAGAAATTTAAGGGCGGTAGAGTTTAAGGGATTTAGCCAATTTGAAATGTGGGGCAGTGCAACACAGATGACACAACTTTTgacaagattttgaaaacgtCATTGTTAGGACATTGTCATCCTCAAAAACTTGGCCATAGGAACAAACACAATCCGTAAAGttttgtatatatgtatatataatatagatatatatatttgtatGTTTAGATATATATCTATGGCTCTGATAATTCTGTATTATTTGGACTTGGTTGGGTGGAATTGATTTGTATGGGAAAATGAATGGTACATTGGGAGGCATAGGGACTGGTGAGCAGATGTTGACATGGCAGGTCCAACTGGTAGCAGCCATCAACCGCATGATCGAACAGGTGATTTACTTTATCAACACTTACTGGATATGGTGGTGCGCTTTCTTGTACACCACGATGTGAATACTGACTATGACTAGATGAAGAAACGGGGTAAAGATAGGAGCAGCAAGGCTCAACTTCCCTAAGCTCTGAGTTGAGCAGCAAGCTCCATTCCATTGGTCACAAATCAGGGAATCTGTTATTttggaacatttaaaaaaagaaaaaaagtagattTATAGTTTCAACGTTATTTGTTTGCAGAATTTTCATACCTTCCGGGGTTCTCGGTATAATCCTTGGGGATTTGAAACAACATATTATCCATATTGTTGCGGAATTCAAAGTCTTGAAAATTAACTCTTGTTGTTATGGTCGGTAAAATTGGAATGTCAACTTTTACGGGAAAACCGGGCGGTAGTTTCATTTCAACGAATTCACGGAGCTTGCTAAAATGTTTGACAGGCGCTACAACTTCCAACACATCTAACAGCATCGCTTTGGATAACGGAAAATCTTGGCACTTGAAAATGtaagaatgaaaatatttcctgAGTGGTAAATACATTTGGTTATCAAAGAGAAAGAGGAGATGCGTTAATACCATAGCAACAGTAGCGCGGAATGTTTTAGACACATCTTTGCATATGAGTTGTCTACCCAAATTTGGTGGGTGACTACAATTGATGTAATCATTCCAGCTGAGGATCGTTTTAATTGGCGCAGGTAAAGACCCTCTGCGTATGGGTTCGCCGTTGCTGGTCTCCGTCAGACTCGAACTAGAACCTTTCGTCAGGGTCTCCATCAACGCCTTATTTTTGCGAAGGTCTTCTTGAGTAAGGTGTTCTCTCCTCTTGCGGGATTCAAAAACCAAACCTCCAATAGAAAAGAATTCAGCCTGATATGGACCCACCATTTCCTGAACGAAAAAGTATACAATTTAATGATGTAGGTGCTTTAAGGAAGAAAACACTTATCGTTACCGTTTTGTCagcacgaaaaaagaaaccagttTGAGCGCGGTTGAACGTAATGAAACGTGTCGACATTTGAACAGCTACTATATCATTACTCATAAGGATATCGACTTCGTCCTCTATCTCACTCTCCGATTCCTACTTggacaaaaccaaaattttattgtttactGTAAACTTGGAAAACGCATTTCAAAACTTTACCTGATACCGAATTTGTTGATAAACTTTCTGTTTGTTATCTAGTATAAAAAGTGACTGTTGTCGTTCGGCTTCTCCATTAAATACAATACTTATGTCCCCACGCTCCCAATGCATGTCAGTAAAATCAACTAAAGTTGTATCAACCCGTATTTTTGAACCTTTCTTATGGATGCGACAAATATCAGACGGCAGTATGCGTGATACCAATGGTACTACatcacaaataaataaaaaccttaCTTCCCATTAAATGGTATTTTCTGAATTGGAATGTAACATACCCCAGCTTTGAAAATCCCATTTGAGTTGTAAGTAAAAGTCACCCATTTGCTTTAATgcctggatcagttttggtcTCCTTTCTTCCAACTGTTCTTTACTTTGTTGCTTAAGTTTTCTCAATAACAACAGAACTAGATCAATAAGAACTTGTTAGTCAAATTATTGTGATCACATAATTTGAGAAAAACTAACTTGTTTGTCGATCACCGTAGCTGATAGCTTCAGCAAGTGGATTCCAGCCAAGTCCATTCTTAATTTTAACCTGAGCATTGTGGGCTAGCAGCAAGTGTATGCATTCTGCAAAAGAAATGTCAAAATAAgtatacatttcttttttaaatgttctatTGTAAGGACTTGCCTTTATGACCCAACATAACTGCCAAATGAAGAACTGTGTTCCCTACAACagaaaattaatatttgattgattgaaacgATGTTTTTAATATAGCAATATTAATCGCGAGCCATATGTTCACGGAGGGAACTTGATGCCGCTTACAACAAACAATgttattgttttaaaaaaggaaaaaaattgtaatttagTGAAAGAAAAGTCACCATGTTTATCCTTTTGGTTAATATCTGTAGTTCGTAAAAGAGAAGACAATTGACGAATATCGTTACGATAAACACACGAGTGAAGCGGGAATAATGAACTTGAATCATCGgccatttttcatgtttaccTTACGTTCCGCACACTGGATAAATAGAGATATCACAAGTTGAGTAGAAATATTCCGGCAATAATATTGCTGACACTAGCGCTTTTGTAGCTTAACTTGCAACTGTAGCAACACCACTCGGCtcgaactttttaaatttaagctTCTGGGTCCGGTCGCTAGAtagcgggagagaaaagacaacgtttttattcttttcatctTGCAGTATCTCAGTTTTCTTTGGTCTGCAGAGTCACAATTCACAAACAAACgcataacattttttaaaacagagcAATATTttgtagaaaaaaatgaaacaataatattcttaaaaaattaaccccaaatttttgtttaactttgTTATTCGGGAGAAAAAGGTTGTAACCAATTTTTCTCATGTGACACACGAATATTACACAAAAGGCGCGTTAAATCGAGGCGCTAGTGGTCAATTTCCAAAGGTCACGCCTATTGCACTCCGGGGTCCGGAGCGCTCTAGtgtcaaaagtggctattgcactccggagtccggagtcctctagcgtcaaaagtggctattgcactccggaaaTTTATGGCGACGAATGGCAAATAACGACTGATTCTGTGTTTAACATAAATACCATTTATCCTGAGTTCAGAGTCTGTCTTTCATTCAAGCTTCAATTATAGTGTGAAAGAAGAGGGAGTTATGCACTGATCTGTGGTTTCACCTTTGTTACAATATCGTACAACAGGTCAACAGCATGTGATGAGTTTTTGAGATTTccccaaatgaaaaacaaacctgATGCCTTCAAGAAATTAGTGtttgacattttgaaaaaaaatgtatcatgTTTGAAAAGTGAGATTTTACTTATTCCATCTATAAAAGTTTTAAGGTTTGCAGGATTAGGGGTTTTCGCTATTTCTTTACGTTTACGACCTGATCATGACTTTATATCACATAAGAAGAATGTTCCTCGATATCATTTAATAATGAAAGAAGTTGAGTGtgtataaacaaaaacaataggTTTACTTTCTACTCAAATTTAACACAATATATTTCACATAATCAGTTCAATTCTGGGTGTGTATACATGAGACTACATAATaaggtatttattttttacattcgTGACAGAACCTTTCGTCATCGTCGAGGAATATTCTTTTTCCAACATAAGGGAGATAGATGTTACAAAATACTGGTAGTCAAAAAGAGGAGTGGTTAACTTTGTTTATGATTATCTCCGCGGCCGTTGGAACCTAAAGCAACCCATCATCAAAGGACAAGGCGCTTCCATATTCCGCTCTTAAAGGATATTTGATTGACGCCGCACCATGTGCCAATTCTTTCCCCTCTTAAATcaattactttttcattgTCAGTTCATTCGTGTGATGACAAAGCACCGAGTGAAACTGAACACGAAAATACCAAGTATTTTTTCGCACTCACAATTCAGTTAAAATGTCTTGTGATATTCTCACTATAATAAAGTAAACTGCAACTGTAAGTTAACTTAGttttgtattgttttgtttcaagatATGAAAGACGTGTTTGAATAAGAGACACGGGCATTGCATGGTTTATAGCGTGAAATCAGCTGAATCACACGTTACGTGTCAATCCGCAGAAATAGTGAGTTGCTGGTCAATGCGTTTGAAGGTCACAAAGAACCCCTCGAAGCCCCGTTCTGAGAACTCCGGCTCGACCTTCAGGCAAGTAGGGGGGCGACAGAGGGTGACTCACTATGTCGTGTGTTTATAGCGTGTTTAACAATCTAAATGATTACTTTGAATTTAATGATCTCTGTATAATATAGCTGAATCCCACGTTACGTGTGAATCAATCAGCAGAAATAGTGAGTTGCTGGTCGATGCGTTTAAAGGTCACAAAGATTAAGAACCCCTCGAAGCCCCGTTCTGAGAACTCCGGCTCGACTTTCAGGCAGGTAAGGGGCGACAAAGGGTGACTCACTATATGCGTTTATAACGTGTATAAATCCTTACACTGAGCAAATAGAGCGAGAAATTGAAATGGTTAACAAGAAATATCACCctgaattgaaatgtttataaATTCTACTTTATTCCTGTTGCAAGACACTTAACTATatttacaatttgaattttaaggtACCGATTCAATGTTGGACATTGTATACTCTAGCTAAGTTAACGATAACGAAATAAAAGTTCTTTCTATACACtgactatttttatttattagtgatattcaaatatatttgattgttataaatacattttatttgaatttccaaagaattcaaatctaaaccattcaaatttcaaaacacaGAAACAGAATGCCATCGGTCGCCAACTGAAAGTACTACATATTTCCattccggagtgcaatagccacttttgacgctagaggactccggactccggagtgcaatagccacttttgacactagagcgctccggactccggagtgcaatagatTTTACCATTTCCAAAATAGTTTAACTCTTTGTCGATCTTCAACTTTGTGTGAGTCATGAGTAATTTAGGTAAGAATTGGGTTCAAACGTTTGTCCTTGGTGCTAATTTGTGAGGCTACTGATTATATCTCAGTGGTGTTGAAGGAGAAGTAAAGTAAAACTTTTCTACCTAAACATTTTGTGTTTATCTCAGACTACATAGTCTGTTATCCCACTTTGTTTATGTGTTATTGTATTTGGAATAATTTCCTTGATGAGTGgtaaactcattttttttactcatgattaattatctttTCAGATTTGTAAAAGCTACTGGTTTAGTTTACAAAGCCACACAATGCGTGCCCAGTGTTCTGTCTGTCAGGAGCTCTTTGGTGACTCCGATGTTGTCATGGCTCCACAATGTGGTCACACATTTCACAACACTTGCATCACACAATGGCTTGGGTAACACCATTAATACAGTTTTCTTGTTGATAtccttaacatttttttccttaaatgTACAGTACCAAGAAATCGTGTCCAACCTGTCGTCAAACCACATCTAATGAAAAACTAGGCAGAATCTTCTTTGATATTGCTTTCTCTGTTGAAGTGGACTCTGCAGATCTTCAACAAAAGCTGGATGAAATGTCCCTGGAATTTCAAGTTGTACAAAAAGAACTGAGAGAAGTTAGG is a genomic window of Daphnia pulicaria isolate SC F1-1A chromosome 2, SC_F0-13Bv2, whole genome shotgun sequence containing:
- the LOC124327172 gene encoding ankyrin repeat domain-containing protein 13C-A-like; the encoded protein is MADDSSSLFPLHSCVYRNDIRQLSSLLRTTDINQKDKHGNTVLHLAVMLGHKECIHLLLAHNAQVKIKNGLGWNPLAEAISYGDRQTILLLLRKLKQQSKEQLEERRPKLIQALKQMGDFYLQLKWDFQSWVPLVSRILPSDICRIHKKGSKIRVDTTLVDFTDMHWERGDISIVFNGEAERQQSLFILDNKQKVYQQIRYQESESEIEDEVDILMSNDIVAVQMSTRFITFNRAQTGFFFRADKTEMVGPYQAEFFSIGGLVFESRKRREHLTQEDLRKNKALMETLTKGSSSSLTETSNGEPIRRGSLPAPIKTILSWNDYINCSHPPNLGRQLICKDVSKTFRATVAMCQDFPLSKAMLLDVLEVVAPVKHFSKLREFVEMKLPPGFPVKVDIPILPTITTRVNFQDFEFRNNMDNMLFQIPKDYTENPGRFPDL